From Alienimonas californiensis, a single genomic window includes:
- a CDS encoding c-type cytochrome: MRSRPPAAAPLAVRLSLGGWLAGFVLVGITGCEPAPEPAFVPPPKYAGLLEELRTGTRAEVEDFETGEREERDLVGFDEALLKRFGTPTDPAVFTSLPVEFSSQRAEVTEVTEDPEAKTTTFLLAPVAGTEALPPIAVGDVLHWNGEMGKPHEAAVTAVEGDAVTIPLIPFENYPAAFPPAFDEATGEPLPATLVVGDAELLEQGRDLYTVHCMHCHGSAGGGDGPTAKYLHPLPRDYRLGVYKFTSTGSGVPSREDLTRVLREGIPGTYMPSFHPALNAAQTAAVVEYVRWLSMQGQYAGALANEADVFYGAQAIEERLSSEEGLTREDLVKELTDAWDYNVSDQLTFITAPVAEPWALAETEPPVTPGEPRPVLTGAELAASVERGRGLYLQKSTQCASCHGSRGLGNGPQTVSVLIDAATGQPYAEPGIHDVWGEVVMPRNLTRGIYRGGRRPIDLYRRVHSGIVGSNMPGFGDNLSDAQIWDLVNFLLALPLDPSLLDGAEPEPTADPTAEEPAVAAAPARVLPSPVVPPTASQKKADRS; this comes from the coding sequence ATGCGTTCCCGCCCCCCCGCCGCCGCCCCGCTCGCCGTGCGTCTGTCGCTGGGCGGGTGGTTGGCCGGGTTCGTTCTCGTAGGAATCACCGGCTGCGAGCCGGCGCCGGAACCGGCGTTCGTCCCGCCACCGAAGTACGCTGGCCTGCTGGAAGAACTGCGGACCGGCACCCGGGCTGAAGTCGAGGACTTCGAGACCGGCGAGCGGGAGGAGCGGGACCTCGTGGGCTTTGACGAAGCCCTGCTCAAGCGATTCGGCACGCCGACCGACCCGGCGGTGTTCACCTCGCTGCCGGTGGAGTTCAGTTCCCAGCGGGCGGAGGTGACGGAGGTGACGGAGGACCCGGAGGCGAAAACCACCACCTTCCTCCTCGCCCCGGTCGCCGGGACGGAAGCCCTGCCGCCGATCGCCGTCGGCGACGTGCTGCACTGGAACGGCGAGATGGGCAAGCCGCACGAGGCCGCGGTGACGGCCGTTGAGGGCGACGCCGTCACGATCCCGCTGATCCCCTTCGAGAACTATCCCGCGGCGTTCCCGCCGGCGTTTGACGAAGCGACCGGCGAGCCCCTGCCGGCGACGCTCGTCGTCGGCGACGCCGAACTGCTGGAGCAGGGGCGAGACCTCTACACGGTGCACTGCATGCACTGTCACGGCTCGGCCGGGGGCGGGGACGGGCCGACCGCGAAGTACCTCCATCCGCTGCCGCGGGACTATCGGCTCGGCGTTTACAAGTTCACCTCGACCGGCTCCGGCGTGCCCAGCCGGGAGGACCTGACCCGCGTGCTGCGGGAGGGCATTCCCGGCACCTATATGCCGTCGTTCCACCCGGCGCTGAACGCAGCCCAGACGGCCGCGGTGGTGGAGTACGTTCGCTGGCTGTCGATGCAGGGCCAATACGCCGGGGCGCTGGCGAACGAGGCGGACGTCTTCTACGGGGCGCAGGCGATCGAGGAGCGGTTGTCGTCTGAAGAAGGGCTGACGCGGGAGGACCTCGTCAAGGAACTGACCGACGCCTGGGACTACAACGTCTCCGATCAATTGACGTTCATCACCGCCCCCGTCGCGGAGCCCTGGGCGCTGGCGGAGACCGAGCCGCCCGTCACGCCGGGCGAACCGCGGCCCGTGCTGACGGGCGCAGAGTTGGCGGCGTCCGTGGAGCGGGGCCGGGGGTTGTACCTGCAAAAGAGCACCCAGTGCGCGAGCTGCCACGGCTCGCGGGGGCTGGGCAACGGGCCGCAGACGGTCAGCGTGCTGATCGACGCCGCCACCGGGCAGCCGTACGCCGAGCCCGGCATCCACGACGTCTGGGGCGAGGTGGTGATGCCGCGGAACCTGACCCGCGGGATTTACCGCGGCGGGCGGCGGCCGATCGATCTGTACCGGCGGGTGCACTCCGGCATCGTCGGTTCCAACATGCCCGGCTTCGGCGATAACCTGTCGGACGCGCAGATCTGGGACCTGGTGAACTTCCTGCTCGCGCTGCCGCTCGATCCGTCGCTGCTGGACGGGGCGGAGCCGGAGCCGACGGCTGACCCGACGGCCGAGGAACCCGCAGTCGCCGCCGCTCCCGCCCGCGTTCTCCCGTCGCCCGTCGTCCCGCCCACCGCCTCGCAGAAGAAGGCCGACCGATCGTGA
- a CDS encoding cytochrome c oxidase subunit II has translation MAAVAVLAASPGLGWWFPQSYVDEAGAGSLESVNPLGREIDHLFYVILVICGVVFVLTQIGLAWALFGAAGRSRARYLHGNHVLEVVWTLIPAAALFFIAFYQMGAWAKFRVESYYPEGVTPVAEVTARMYEWRIRYPAPGKPLMDTPQPDDLYAVNELLIPAGQPVLIQLRSEDVQHSFSLPQFRIKQDALPGQRIPVWFQADVPGEYVLLCQELCGWGHYKMGGVVKAAPPEEHAAAMAAFAAERRSDGVTVENDEVTAALPDTDSTEPGERN, from the coding sequence GTGGCCGCCGTCGCCGTATTGGCGGCGTCGCCGGGGCTGGGCTGGTGGTTCCCGCAGTCTTACGTCGACGAGGCGGGCGCCGGTTCGCTGGAGAGCGTCAACCCGCTGGGGCGGGAGATCGATCACCTGTTCTACGTGATCCTCGTCATCTGCGGGGTCGTGTTCGTGCTGACGCAGATCGGGCTCGCCTGGGCACTGTTCGGCGCCGCGGGGCGGAGCAGGGCCCGCTACCTGCACGGCAATCACGTGCTAGAGGTGGTCTGGACGCTGATCCCCGCGGCGGCGCTGTTCTTCATCGCCTTCTATCAGATGGGGGCGTGGGCGAAGTTTCGGGTGGAAAGCTACTACCCGGAGGGCGTCACGCCGGTCGCGGAGGTGACGGCCCGGATGTACGAGTGGCGGATCCGCTACCCGGCCCCCGGCAAGCCGCTGATGGACACGCCGCAGCCGGACGACCTGTACGCGGTGAACGAACTGCTGATCCCCGCGGGGCAGCCGGTGCTGATCCAGCTTCGCAGCGAGGACGTGCAGCACTCCTTCAGCCTGCCGCAGTTCCGTATCAAGCAGGACGCGCTGCCGGGGCAACGCATCCCGGTCTGGTTCCAGGCGGACGTGCCGGGCGAGTACGTGCTGCTCTGCCAGGAACTGTGCGGCTGGGGGCATTATAAAATGGGCGGCGTCGTGAAGGCGGCGCCGCCGGAGGAGCACGCCGCCGCGATGGCCGCCTTCGCCGCCGAACGCCGCAGCGACGGCGTGACGGTCGAAAACGACGAAGTCACCGCCGCTTTGCCAGATACGGATTCGACCGAGCCGGGGGAACGGAACTGA
- a CDS encoding cytochrome c oxidase subunit I — protein sequence MATLSPPATDAFPGGDPHGASGAHAGHKRPGFLRRYVFSTDHKVIGMQFLLTTLLMLFVGGAFALAIRWQLAYPWEPLPILGNALFPTTGGRITPEFYTMLFTMHGTVMVFLVIIPILAGAFGNFLIPLQIGAEDMAFPKLNMASYWIYWPAVFCFGYSYYAAGNFAAGPSSGWTAYPLLSALPDANPGTGPAQSWWLYGLTLVGVSSMMGSVNYLTTIINMRAPGMTLFRMPMSIWGMFITAILQAFALPVLTAASLMLIADRELGTCFFIPTGQLLPGEDAATIGGGQPLLWQHLFWFYSHPAVYIMLLPAMGMVSDMLACHCRKPLFGYKPMIYSMTAIAGLGFVVWGHHMFTSGMNPALGMTFMVSTVLIALPSGIKVFNWIGTIWGGKVRFNTVLLNCAAFVSMFITGGLSGIFMAAVPVDVYFHDTYFIVAHFHYILFGATLFGVFAAIHHWFPKMTGRSMSEGLGQLHFGITFLAFHGVFFPMHMLGMAGMPRRYADPYVHPPFENLLALNEFMTWCAIVMGAAQLLLVANFFGSWAFGKKAGRNPWLANGLEWSAPSPPPHGNFDLPPVCYRGPYEYSSPVVMPDRDYLPQDEPPEMHAVRGA from the coding sequence ATGGCGACGCTCTCCCCCCCCGCCACCGACGCCTTCCCCGGCGGCGACCCGCACGGCGCCTCGGGCGCCCACGCCGGCCACAAACGGCCCGGGTTCCTGCGGCGGTACGTGTTCAGTACCGATCACAAGGTGATCGGGATGCAGTTTCTGCTGACGACGCTGTTGATGCTGTTCGTCGGCGGGGCCTTCGCGCTGGCGATCCGCTGGCAGCTGGCCTACCCGTGGGAACCGCTGCCGATCCTCGGCAACGCGTTGTTTCCCACCACCGGCGGACGGATTACGCCGGAGTTCTACACCATGCTGTTCACCATGCACGGCACGGTGATGGTGTTCCTGGTGATCATCCCGATCCTGGCCGGGGCGTTCGGTAACTTCTTGATCCCGCTCCAGATCGGGGCGGAGGACATGGCGTTCCCGAAGCTCAATATGGCGAGCTACTGGATCTACTGGCCGGCGGTGTTCTGCTTCGGCTACAGCTATTACGCGGCGGGGAACTTCGCCGCCGGGCCGTCGAGCGGGTGGACGGCGTATCCGCTGCTCAGTGCCTTGCCGGACGCCAACCCCGGCACCGGGCCGGCTCAGAGCTGGTGGTTGTACGGGCTGACGCTGGTCGGCGTGAGCTCGATGATGGGGTCGGTGAATTACCTCACCACGATCATCAACATGCGGGCGCCGGGCATGACGCTGTTCCGCATGCCGATGAGCATCTGGGGGATGTTCATCACCGCGATTCTGCAGGCGTTCGCCCTGCCGGTGCTGACCGCGGCGAGCTTGATGCTGATCGCCGACCGCGAACTGGGCACCTGCTTTTTCATCCCCACAGGCCAACTGCTGCCGGGCGAGGACGCGGCGACGATCGGCGGGGGTCAGCCGTTGCTCTGGCAACACCTGTTCTGGTTCTACTCGCACCCGGCGGTGTACATCATGCTGCTGCCGGCGATGGGCATGGTCAGCGACATGCTGGCCTGCCACTGCCGCAAGCCGCTGTTCGGCTATAAGCCGATGATTTACAGCATGACGGCGATCGCGGGCCTCGGGTTCGTCGTGTGGGGCCACCACATGTTCACCTCGGGGATGAACCCGGCGCTGGGCATGACGTTCATGGTCAGCACCGTGTTGATCGCGTTGCCCAGCGGAATTAAGGTGTTCAACTGGATCGGCACGATCTGGGGTGGGAAGGTGCGGTTTAATACCGTGCTGCTGAACTGCGCCGCCTTCGTGAGCATGTTTATCACCGGCGGGCTCAGCGGCATCTTCATGGCCGCGGTGCCGGTGGACGTGTACTTCCACGACACCTACTTCATCGTCGCCCACTTCCACTATATTTTGTTCGGGGCGACGCTGTTCGGGGTGTTCGCGGCGATCCATCACTGGTTCCCGAAGATGACGGGCCGGTCGATGAGCGAAGGGCTCGGGCAGTTGCACTTCGGAATCACGTTCCTCGCGTTCCACGGCGTGTTCTTCCCGATGCATATGCTCGGGATGGCCGGGATGCCGCGGCGCTACGCCGACCCCTATGTGCATCCGCCGTTCGAGAATCTGCTGGCTTTAAACGAGTTCATGACCTGGTGCGCGATCGTGATGGGCGCCGCCCAATTGCTGCTGGTCGCGAACTTCTTCGGATCGTGGGCGTTCGGGAAGAAGGCCGGCCGCAATCCGTGGCTGGCGAACGGGCTCGAATGGAGCGCCCCCAGCCCGCCCCCGCACGGGAACTTCGATCTGCCGCCGGTCTGCTACCGCGGGCCGTACGAGTACAGCAGCCCGGTCGTCATGCCGGACCGCGACTACCTGCCGCAGGATGAACCGCCGGAAATGCATGCGGTTCGTGGGGCATGA
- a CDS encoding COX15/CtaA family protein produces MIAASPTNVRGADAPSLAPQSPWPHRVAWLLVLCTVIGTVGLGATVTTLGAGMAFLDWPTSGGENMLAYNFFNDIKLGHTDKVLEHVHRLAGATTGLLAIALVASLWFLEPRRWVRGLGVAVLGMVIVQGLAGGLRVTEISTALAMLHGHFGACVVAAMFVAVLVTGRSWANSPRGRETPPVRTVQWLTGAALAVLVLQYALGGMVRHFGGALFEHLGGAVLVGLLAAAAGGAGLATGERFLRWNAAAVLGVLGGQLVLGMLAWATRFGVAAVGTVAVQHSPLQIISRGGHTVFAMLLLSALVCQWLRARRLATGVDSSETPPPPAARSVASSVSVNRLPTAAGVAS; encoded by the coding sequence ATGATCGCCGCTTCGCCCACAAACGTACGGGGGGCTGACGCCCCCTCGCTCGCCCCGCAATCGCCCTGGCCGCACCGGGTCGCGTGGCTGCTGGTGTTGTGCACGGTAATTGGCACCGTCGGGCTCGGAGCGACGGTGACGACGCTGGGCGCCGGCATGGCGTTTCTCGACTGGCCGACCAGCGGCGGCGAGAACATGCTCGCCTACAACTTCTTTAACGACATTAAACTCGGGCACACGGATAAGGTGCTCGAACACGTTCACCGTTTGGCGGGGGCGACGACGGGCCTGTTGGCGATCGCGTTGGTCGCCTCGCTCTGGTTCCTCGAACCCCGGCGGTGGGTGCGTGGGCTGGGCGTCGCCGTGCTGGGGATGGTGATCGTGCAGGGGCTCGCCGGGGGTCTGCGGGTGACGGAGATCAGCACGGCCCTCGCCATGCTGCACGGGCACTTCGGGGCCTGCGTGGTGGCGGCGATGTTCGTCGCCGTGCTCGTCACCGGCCGCTCCTGGGCGAACAGCCCACGCGGGCGGGAGACGCCGCCGGTGCGGACCGTCCAATGGCTGACTGGGGCGGCGTTGGCCGTGCTGGTTCTGCAATACGCCCTCGGCGGGATGGTGCGGCACTTCGGCGGGGCGCTGTTCGAGCACCTCGGCGGGGCCGTGCTGGTGGGGCTACTCGCCGCCGCGGCCGGCGGGGCGGGGCTGGCCACTGGCGAACGCTTCCTGCGGTGGAACGCCGCGGCCGTGCTGGGCGTCTTGGGCGGGCAGCTCGTGTTGGGCATGCTGGCGTGGGCGACGCGGTTCGGCGTCGCCGCGGTCGGCACGGTGGCCGTGCAGCACAGCCCGCTGCAGATCATTTCCCGGGGCGGGCACACGGTGTTCGCCATGTTGCTGCTCTCGGCGCTGGTTTGTCAGTGGTTGCGAGCGCGGCGACTGGCGACCGGCGTCGATTCGTCCGAGACTCCGCCGCCGCCCGCCGCTCGCTCCGTCGCTTCGTCCGTGTCCGTCAATCGTCTCCCGACCGCCGCGGGGGTTGCCTCTTGA
- the cyoE gene encoding heme o synthase yields MRSASADDRSFAGRLADYRALAKPKIAAMALVTVALGYLAAGGSDGLTLLHASIGITLVAAASGALNQYAERDTDARMTRTATRPLPAGRTSETEALVFGIVCGVAGADYLALAVNPLIALLALITLALYVGVYTPLKRSSAWCVVVGAVPGALPPVLGWAAAGGGTQPGTWLTAAGLFGILFLWQFPHFMAIAWLNREQYAKAGLHMLPGQLPPAGWAGKTAVWTAVALLPVGLLPTLGGGVGVWTAVAATLAGAVYLFYSLRFAREETRPNARAVLFASLGYLPILLLAAAIELLVIR; encoded by the coding sequence GTGCGCTCCGCCTCCGCGGACGACCGCTCCTTCGCAGGTCGCCTCGCCGATTACCGTGCGTTGGCGAAGCCGAAGATCGCCGCGATGGCGCTGGTGACGGTGGCCCTGGGCTACCTCGCCGCCGGCGGATCGGACGGGCTCACGCTGCTGCACGCCTCGATCGGCATCACGCTGGTCGCCGCGGCCAGCGGGGCGTTGAACCAATACGCCGAGCGCGACACCGACGCCCGCATGACCCGCACCGCCACCCGCCCGCTGCCGGCGGGGCGGACGAGCGAGACGGAGGCGTTGGTCTTCGGCATCGTCTGTGGGGTGGCGGGGGCGGATTACCTCGCCCTCGCGGTGAACCCGCTGATAGCGTTGCTGGCGTTGATCACGCTGGCCCTTTACGTGGGCGTCTACACGCCGCTGAAGCGGTCGAGCGCCTGGTGCGTGGTCGTCGGAGCCGTGCCGGGGGCGCTGCCGCCGGTGCTGGGCTGGGCGGCGGCCGGCGGGGGGACGCAGCCGGGGACCTGGCTGACGGCCGCGGGGCTGTTCGGGATCCTGTTCCTCTGGCAATTCCCGCACTTCATGGCGATCGCCTGGTTGAATCGGGAGCAGTACGCCAAGGCCGGCCTGCACATGCTGCCGGGCCAACTCCCGCCGGCCGGGTGGGCGGGGAAGACGGCCGTCTGGACGGCCGTGGCACTGCTGCCGGTCGGGTTGCTGCCGACGCTCGGCGGCGGGGTCGGCGTCTGGACCGCGGTTGCGGCGACGCTGGCCGGGGCGGTCTACCTGTTCTACTCGCTCCGTTTCGCCCGGGAGGAAACGCGGCCCAACGCCCGGGCAGTGCTGTTCGCCTCGCTGGGCTACCTGCCGATTCTGCTGCTCGCCGCGGCAATCGAACTGTTGGTGATTCGCTGA
- a CDS encoding cytochrome c oxidase subunit 3 produces the protein MSAATAHAPVPAGEPIPSVPSRMGLPIPNGKLGIWLFLGTEVMFFTALIGSLIVLRGGAAAWPSQETMHVKLWAGAVNTLVLLTSSYFVVVALTKLGSGHASAARGYLALTLLLACLFLGIKAYEYSGKFEHDLLPGRVAETAETARRKVLAGAGTVLLDVPVADEPVPVRVAATELSAFVRDENPAPGPLAERVEAFREEFPAHATAIPEVQVIPGANLWLSTYFLITGLHAVHVIVGILLLAIPALAWSLSRAWFPYLENAALYWHFVDLVWIFLFPTVYLI, from the coding sequence ATGAGCGCCGCGACCGCCCACGCCCCGGTTCCCGCCGGGGAGCCGATCCCGTCGGTGCCCTCCCGGATGGGGCTGCCGATTCCCAACGGCAAGTTGGGGATCTGGCTGTTCCTCGGGACGGAGGTGATGTTTTTCACCGCCCTGATCGGCAGCCTGATCGTGCTGCGGGGCGGTGCGGCGGCGTGGCCGTCGCAGGAGACGATGCACGTCAAGCTGTGGGCCGGGGCGGTGAACACGCTGGTGCTGCTCACCAGCAGTTACTTCGTCGTCGTCGCCCTGACCAAGCTCGGGTCGGGGCATGCGTCCGCGGCTCGGGGGTATCTGGCCCTCACGCTGCTGCTGGCCTGCCTGTTCCTCGGCATCAAAGCTTACGAATACAGCGGCAAGTTCGAACACGACCTGCTCCCCGGCCGGGTGGCGGAGACAGCGGAGACCGCCCGCCGGAAGGTCCTCGCCGGCGCCGGCACTGTCTTGCTGGACGTGCCGGTCGCGGACGAGCCGGTCCCGGTCCGCGTCGCGGCGACGGAGCTGTCCGCCTTCGTCCGGGACGAGAACCCGGCCCCCGGGCCGCTCGCCGAGCGGGTGGAGGCCTTCCGCGAGGAGTTCCCCGCACACGCCACGGCGATCCCGGAGGTGCAGGTCATCCCCGGCGCGAACCTGTGGCTGTCGACCTACTTCCTGATCACCGGCCTGCACGCGGTGCACGTGATCGTCGGCATCCTGCTGCTGGCGATCCCGGCGCTGGCCTGGAGTCTGTCGCGGGCGTGGTTCCCGTACCTGGAGAACGCCGCCCTGTACTGGCACTTCGTCGACCTCGTGTGGATCTTTTTGTTCCCCACCGTCTACCTGATCTGA
- a CDS encoding cytochrome C oxidase subunit IV family protein — protein MTHAPNPAAAPSETADAHPHANYLAVFGALCALTLVSVGFDLLPNPPKLVLAALVFGVAIAKAYCVMAWFMHLKFEGAWKYIVLVPTSLLGLGLVLALLPDIGIHYYTVEADPTDAVASLAENEDGPGMRAEPEAGE, from the coding sequence ATGACGCACGCCCCCAACCCCGCCGCGGCTCCGTCTGAGACCGCGGACGCCCACCCGCACGCGAACTACCTCGCGGTGTTCGGGGCGTTGTGCGCCCTGACGCTGGTGTCGGTCGGCTTTGATCTGCTGCCGAACCCGCCGAAGCTCGTGCTGGCCGCGTTGGTGTTCGGCGTGGCGATTGCGAAGGCGTACTGCGTGATGGCCTGGTTCATGCACCTCAAGTTTGAGGGGGCGTGGAAGTACATTGTGCTAGTGCCGACCTCGCTGCTGGGGCTTGGACTGGTGCTCGCCCTGCTGCCGGACATTGGCATCCACTACTACACCGTCGAGGCCGACCCGACCGACGCCGTCGCCTCCCTCGCGGAGAATGAGGACGGTCCCGGGATGCGGGCCGAGCCGGAGGCGGGCGAATGA
- a CDS encoding ABC transporter ATP-binding protein yields MTAAVAARSLTYRYGDRVALNDLSFEVAEGELFGLLGPNGGGKTTLFRVLSTLVPPQGGEASVGGFDVRSDPDGVRGVLGVTFQSPSLDAKLTVRENLTHHGHLYGLRGAALRERLAAVSERLGVADRLGDLCGGLSGGLKRRVEIAKGLLHDPRVLLLDEPSTGLDPTARFALWELLRDLQREDGVTTLVTTHLMEEAERCDRLAILDAGRLVAEGEPDDLRAAVGGDVLTLSTERPDELAEAVRGRFDLAPTVLDGRVRIETPAGHEALRDVMAVFGAEVTQVTLGKPTLGDVFTARTGKRFETGA; encoded by the coding sequence ATGACCGCTGCCGTCGCTGCTCGCTCGCTGACCTACCGCTACGGCGACCGCGTCGCTTTGAACGACCTCTCGTTCGAAGTCGCGGAAGGAGAACTGTTTGGCTTGCTTGGCCCGAACGGCGGGGGGAAGACGACGCTGTTTCGCGTGCTCTCCACGTTGGTCCCGCCGCAGGGGGGCGAGGCGAGCGTCGGCGGTTTCGACGTGCGGAGCGACCCGGACGGCGTCCGCGGCGTGCTGGGGGTTACTTTCCAGTCGCCCAGCCTCGACGCCAAGCTGACCGTGCGGGAGAACCTCACCCACCACGGCCACCTGTACGGCCTGCGGGGGGCGGCGCTGCGAGAACGGCTGGCCGCGGTGTCGGAGCGGCTGGGCGTGGCGGACCGCCTCGGCGACCTGTGCGGCGGGCTGTCGGGCGGATTGAAGCGGCGGGTTGAGATCGCCAAGGGATTGCTCCACGACCCGCGGGTCCTCCTGCTGGACGAGCCGAGCACCGGTCTGGACCCGACGGCCCGATTCGCCCTCTGGGAGTTGCTCCGCGATCTGCAACGGGAAGACGGCGTGACCACGCTGGTCACCACGCACCTGATGGAAGAAGCCGAACGCTGCGATCGGTTGGCGATCCTCGACGCCGGCCGATTGGTCGCCGAGGGGGAGCCGGACGACCTGCGGGCGGCGGTCGGGGGCGACGTGCTGACGCTTTCCACGGAGCGGCCGGACGAACTGGCGGAGGCGGTCCGCGGCCGATTCGACCTCGCCCCCACCGTGCTGGATGGCCGCGTGCGGATCGAAACCCCCGCTGGCCACGAGGCCCTGCGGGACGTCATGGCCGTCTTTGGAGCGGAGGTGACGCAAGTGACGCTCGGCAAACCCACGCTGGGCGACGTGTTCACCGCCCGCACCGGCAAGCGGTTCGAGACCGGCGCCTGA
- a CDS encoding DUF3124 domain-containing protein, with translation MDETNQREADAFMRHFKLLIAVCIVVPGALFMAGAIYLDQRLATVEEGLDYREPTGQSADAADAPDSASDDRAAVVPVHPARGQTVYVPAYSHVYHEKGDAHLLTVTLSARNTDPDRDLVVTRVAYHGTDGREIRSFLKQPIRLRPLASTDFLITREDTSGGSGANFLVEWVSAEPVSEPAFEAVMIDTRGGQGIAFVRPGIVVRETIRGVTVPPTGPPADAGD, from the coding sequence ATGGACGAGACGAACCAGCGCGAGGCGGACGCGTTCATGCGGCACTTCAAGCTGCTGATCGCCGTCTGCATCGTCGTGCCGGGGGCGCTGTTCATGGCCGGCGCGATCTACCTCGACCAGCGGCTGGCGACGGTCGAGGAGGGGCTGGACTATCGCGAACCGACGGGGCAATCGGCGGACGCCGCCGACGCCCCGGACTCCGCCAGCGACGACCGGGCGGCGGTCGTGCCCGTGCACCCCGCGCGGGGGCAAACCGTCTACGTACCCGCCTACTCGCACGTTTATCACGAGAAGGGCGACGCCCACCTGCTGACGGTCACGCTGTCGGCCCGCAACACTGACCCGGACCGCGATCTGGTCGTCACCCGCGTCGCCTATCACGGCACGGACGGGCGGGAGATTCGCTCCTTCCTGAAGCAACCGATCCGGCTGAGGCCGCTCGCCTCGACGGATTTCCTGATCACCCGGGAGGACACTAGCGGCGGCAGCGGGGCGAATTTCCTGGTGGAGTGGGTGTCGGCGGAGCCGGTCAGCGAACCGGCGTTCGAGGCGGTGATGATCGATACCCGGGGCGGGCAGGGGATCGCTTTCGTACGGCCCGGGATCGTGGTGCGGGAGACAATCCGCGGCGTGACGGTGCCGCCGACCGGCCCGCCGGCGGACGCCGGCGATTGA
- a CDS encoding GAF domain-containing sensor histidine kinase, whose amino-acid sequence MAPAEIEPFFCPVASDPTRLAALAESGLLDSPPEEAFDRLTHFAVRLLDVPAAVVSLVDEHRQFFKSAVGLPEPWATRRETPLSLSFCQHVVGDGEPLVIVDARADPRVAENKAIEEFGVIAYAGMPLPDPNGHVLGAFCVIDGKPREWSEDDLAVLHSLAALAAAELRLRAMNRRLNAENDRLETAVAARTADLKAAADDLRAAAEAVQTAASAERDRLARVLHDHLQQLLVGAKMTLAAGGPREDAIGFIEEAIAESRSLAAELSPPVLRSRGLAPALDWLAARTTQRHGLRVSTDCDSALSKALPPAAAAVLFEAARELLLNTLKHASARAVAVRLRTAEFDGAPAAELTFRDDGCGFPDGEGDLGAGDGSGLANLRLRVAQWGGTVATDNQAEGGAIVKLRLPLPRD is encoded by the coding sequence TTGGCTCCCGCAGAGATCGAACCGTTCTTCTGTCCTGTCGCGTCCGATCCAACGCGGTTGGCGGCGTTGGCCGAGAGCGGGTTGCTGGATTCGCCGCCCGAGGAGGCGTTCGACCGCCTGACCCATTTCGCCGTCCGCCTGTTGGACGTGCCGGCGGCGGTGGTGTCCCTGGTCGATGAGCACCGGCAGTTCTTCAAGAGCGCCGTCGGACTGCCGGAACCCTGGGCGACTCGCCGAGAGACACCGCTGTCGCTTTCGTTTTGCCAGCACGTCGTGGGCGACGGGGAGCCGCTGGTGATCGTGGACGCCCGCGCAGATCCCCGCGTGGCGGAGAACAAGGCGATCGAAGAGTTCGGCGTGATCGCCTACGCCGGCATGCCGCTGCCGGACCCGAACGGCCACGTGCTGGGGGCGTTTTGCGTCATCGACGGAAAACCGCGGGAGTGGTCGGAGGACGACCTGGCGGTGTTGCACAGCCTGGCCGCCCTGGCGGCCGCCGAGCTGAGGTTGCGGGCGATGAACCGCCGCTTGAACGCGGAGAACGACCGCCTCGAGACAGCCGTCGCGGCGCGAACGGCGGATCTGAAGGCGGCGGCCGACGACCTGCGGGCCGCTGCCGAGGCAGTCCAAACCGCGGCGAGCGCGGAGCGCGACCGGCTGGCCCGCGTGCTGCACGATCATCTCCAACAACTACTCGTCGGCGCGAAGATGACCCTCGCCGCCGGCGGACCGCGGGAGGACGCCATCGGCTTCATCGAGGAGGCCATCGCGGAGTCGCGTTCCCTCGCGGCGGAACTCAGTCCGCCGGTGCTGCGGAGCCGGGGGCTGGCGCCGGCCCTGGACTGGCTGGCCGCCCGCACGACGCAGCGGCACGGCCTGCGCGTCTCCACGGACTGCGATTCCGCCCTGTCCAAGGCTCTGCCGCCCGCCGCCGCCGCCGTGCTATTCGAGGCGGCCCGGGAGCTGCTGCTCAACACATTGAAGCATGCGTCGGCCCGAGCAGTCGCCGTCCGCCTGAGGACCGCGGAATTCGACGGGGCGCCCGCGGCGGAACTGACGTTCCGCGACGACGGGTGCGGCTTCCCGGACGGCGAAGGCGACTTGGGCGCCGGGGACGGCTCCGGTCTGGCGAACCTGCGGCTGCGGGTCGCCCAGTGGGGCGGAACCGTCGCGACCGACAATCAGGCCGAGGGCGGGGCGATCGTGAAACTCAGGCTGCCCCTGCCGCGCGACTGA